From one Phocaeicola salanitronis DSM 18170 genomic stretch:
- a CDS encoding LysM peptidoglycan-binding domain-containing protein, with the protein MKFIHILCVAAALAMGHPVLNAQTAGDAGFFLHTVAKGQSLYSISRMYHVSVDDIVRLNPGSNEKIRAGETLKIPQATDTDKHAPQYHTIQAGETLYQLTVKYGITAQAICAANPGLSAGNFRIGQVIVIPAQTAAPAKETKTAATTSPETEKKEDEWQTMHKVQRRETIYSISREYGITEEELIAANPELKKGKLKRGTFLFIPYPKQEQAQTQPERPASEPTNEELFSQNTVEKKSIRTIKVALMLPFSRMNGTQREPQTRIVEFYEGFLIAADSLKRQGVSMDIYAYDTKGTKAGTESLLSNGNLKNMDLIIGPVNQSSIAPAAQFAQKHNIRLVVPFAPKVDEVFNSPLLYQVNTPQSYLYSEVYEHFIRKFGKSNVVFLDDGTPDPDKADFIKGMKSELKDNGIRFSQIRLEGEVDGTKVIGAMDTLRQNVFIPISARSTALTKLVPHLTLVRKEHPHFDMHLFGYPEWQTYTQDFLANFYELDTYFYSSFYTNNLFPAAVNFTHTYRHWYSKDMANIYPKYGMLGFDIGYFFLKGLSQQGNKLEENLGRVKVVPIQTGFKFERVNNWGGFINRKIFFVHFSQDYELIKLDFE; encoded by the coding sequence ATGAAATTCATTCATATTCTTTGCGTAGCGGCTGCACTCGCAATGGGGCATCCCGTACTGAACGCACAGACCGCGGGCGATGCGGGATTCTTCCTGCATACCGTCGCCAAAGGTCAGAGCCTGTACTCGATATCGCGCATGTATCATGTGTCGGTGGATGATATCGTACGCCTTAACCCCGGAAGCAACGAGAAAATACGTGCCGGAGAAACACTGAAGATTCCACAAGCAACGGATACGGACAAGCACGCTCCGCAATACCATACCATTCAGGCAGGAGAAACGCTTTACCAGCTCACCGTGAAATACGGGATTACGGCGCAAGCCATCTGCGCCGCCAATCCGGGACTGAGCGCCGGCAATTTCCGCATCGGGCAGGTGATTGTAATTCCGGCACAGACCGCCGCTCCCGCCAAGGAAACAAAAACCGCAGCAACAACTTCTCCCGAAACGGAGAAAAAAGAAGACGAATGGCAGACCATGCACAAGGTGCAGCGCAGGGAAACCATTTACAGCATCAGCCGGGAATATGGCATCACGGAAGAAGAACTGATTGCCGCCAATCCGGAACTGAAAAAAGGAAAACTGAAGCGGGGGACATTCCTCTTTATCCCTTATCCGAAACAGGAACAAGCCCAGACACAGCCCGAACGCCCCGCAAGCGAACCGACCAACGAAGAACTGTTCAGCCAGAACACCGTAGAGAAGAAATCCATCCGCACGATAAAGGTCGCCCTCATGCTCCCCTTCTCGCGCATGAACGGCACGCAGCGCGAGCCGCAGACGCGCATCGTAGAGTTTTACGAAGGCTTCCTGATAGCCGCCGACAGCCTGAAACGCCAAGGCGTGTCGATGGACATTTACGCGTATGACACCAAAGGCACGAAAGCGGGCACGGAATCCCTCCTGTCGAACGGCAATCTGAAGAATATGGACCTGATTATCGGTCCCGTGAACCAAAGCTCCATCGCCCCCGCCGCCCAGTTCGCGCAAAAGCACAACATCCGCCTGGTGGTGCCGTTCGCGCCGAAAGTGGACGAGGTGTTCAACAGCCCCCTGCTCTATCAGGTCAATACACCCCAGTCGTACCTCTACTCGGAAGTGTACGAGCACTTCATCCGCAAGTTCGGGAAAAGCAACGTGGTCTTCCTCGACGACGGGACTCCCGACCCCGATAAAGCCGACTTCATCAAAGGCATGAAAAGCGAGCTGAAAGACAACGGCATCCGGTTCAGCCAAATCCGGCTGGAAGGCGAGGTAGACGGCACCAAGGTCATCGGCGCCATGGACACGCTCCGGCAAAACGTATTCATCCCCATATCGGCACGCAGCACGGCACTGACCAAGCTGGTGCCCCACCTCACGCTGGTACGCAAGGAACACCCGCATTTCGACATGCACCTCTTCGGCTATCCCGAATGGCAGACCTACACGCAGGATTTCCTTGCCAACTTCTACGAGCTGGACACGTATTTCTACTCGTCGTTCTACACCAACAACCTGTTTCCGGCTGCGGTCAATTTCACCCACACCTACCGCCACTGGTACAGCAAGGACATGGCAAACATCTACCCCAAATACGGCATGCTGGGCTTCGACATCGGATATTTCTTCCTGAAAGGGCTTTCGCAACAAGGCAACAAGCTGGAAGAAAACCTCGGCCGTGTGAAGGTGGTGCCGATACAGACCGGATTCAAGTTTGAGCGGGTGAACAACTGGGGCGGCTTCATCAACCGCAAGATATTCTTCGTCCATTTCTCGCAAGACTATGAACTGATTAAACTTGATTTCGAATAA
- a CDS encoding LL-diaminopimelate aminotransferase, with the protein MALLNEHFLKLKGSYLFSDIAKKVKAYQVTHPGEPIIRLGIGDVTRPLPQASIEAMHRAVDEMASSATFHGYGPEQGYDFLIETIIKHDFAPRGIQLSPSEVFISDGAKSDTGNIGELLRWDNSMGITDPVYPAYIDSNVMCGRAGTLGEDGRWSNITYLPCTAANGFVPAIPDHRIDLLYLCYPNNPTGTTLTRDQLKQWVDYALANDTLIIFDAAYEAYIHDDDVPHSIYEIRGAKKVAIEIRSFSKTAGFTGVRCGYTVVPKEVTAATLDDERVPLNPLWNRRQCTKFNGTSYITQRGAEAVYSPEGRAQVKETIAYYMENARTMREGLTRAGYRVFGGINAPYLWVQAPEGMTSWKFFDELLYRAHIVSTPGVGFGPSGEGYLRLTAFGKREDCEEAIRRIGRL; encoded by the coding sequence ATGGCACTACTCAACGAACATTTCCTGAAACTGAAGGGGAGCTACCTCTTCTCCGATATAGCGAAAAAAGTAAAGGCTTATCAAGTAACCCATCCGGGCGAACCAATCATCCGCCTGGGCATCGGCGACGTGACCCGTCCCCTGCCGCAGGCATCCATCGAGGCAATGCACCGCGCCGTGGACGAAATGGCATCATCCGCGACCTTCCACGGCTACGGTCCCGAGCAGGGATACGATTTCCTGATAGAAACCATCATCAAGCACGACTTCGCGCCGCGCGGCATCCAGCTCAGCCCCTCCGAAGTATTCATCAGCGACGGGGCGAAGAGCGACACGGGCAATATCGGCGAACTCTTGCGTTGGGATAACAGCATGGGCATCACCGATCCAGTCTATCCTGCCTATATCGACAGCAACGTGATGTGCGGGCGTGCAGGTACGCTGGGCGAAGACGGACGCTGGAGCAACATTACTTACCTGCCCTGCACCGCCGCAAACGGCTTTGTCCCAGCCATCCCCGACCACCGCATCGACCTGCTCTACCTGTGCTATCCCAATAACCCTACAGGCACCACGCTCACGCGCGACCAGCTGAAGCAATGGGTCGACTATGCGCTGGCTAACGATACGCTTATCATCTTCGATGCCGCCTACGAGGCTTACATCCACGATGACGATGTTCCCCATTCCATCTACGAGATACGCGGGGCGAAAAAAGTAGCCATCGAGATACGCAGCTTCTCGAAAACCGCCGGCTTTACGGGCGTGCGTTGCGGCTATACCGTGGTGCCCAAGGAAGTGACCGCCGCTACCCTCGATGACGAGCGCGTCCCGCTCAATCCCTTGTGGAACCGGCGCCAGTGCACCAAGTTCAACGGCACCAGCTACATCACCCAGCGTGGTGCCGAAGCGGTCTATTCGCCCGAAGGCAGGGCACAGGTGAAGGAAACCATCGCCTACTATATGGAAAACGCCCGTACGATGCGCGAAGGCCTGACCCGTGCCGGCTACCGGGTGTTCGGAGGCATAAACGCGCCTTATCTGTGGGTGCAGGCTCCCGAAGGAATGACCTCGTGGAAGTTCTTCGACGAGCTGCTTTACCGTGCCCACATCGTCAGCACGCCCGGCGTAGGCTTCGGCCCCAGCGGCGAAGGCTACCTGCGCCTCACCGCCTTCGGCAAGCGCGAGGATTGCGAGGAAGCCATCCGGCGTATCGGCAGGCTATAA
- the dapF gene encoding diaminopimelate epimerase — protein sequence MKIEFTKMQGAGNDYIYVNTLIYPLPNPEELAVAWSRPHTGIGSDGLVLIGSSGKADFSMRIFNADGSEAKMCGNASRCIGKYVYEYGLTRKTEVTLDTLSGIKTLRLHVEDGKVDAVTVDMGIPAEIHPVDLGEGYPYREGIAVSMGNPHLVIFVDDMEQVDLPRVGPVLERHPLFPDRVNVEFAQVLAPGRVRMRVWERGSGITMACGTGACATAVASAYTHRCPGESDIIMDGGTLRIRWAGEGTRLFMTGPAEKVFDGVITV from the coding sequence ATGAAGATAGAATTTACCAAAATGCAAGGGGCAGGCAACGACTACATCTACGTCAACACCCTGATATATCCCCTGCCGAATCCCGAAGAGCTGGCGGTGGCGTGGAGCCGCCCCCATACGGGCATCGGAAGCGACGGGCTGGTGCTGATAGGCTCGTCCGGCAAGGCGGATTTCAGCATGCGCATCTTCAACGCCGACGGTTCGGAAGCCAAGATGTGCGGCAACGCCAGCCGCTGCATCGGAAAGTATGTGTACGAGTACGGTCTGACCCGTAAGACCGAAGTGACTCTCGACACGCTTTCGGGCATCAAGACCCTCCGCCTGCATGTGGAGGACGGCAAAGTGGACGCCGTGACGGTGGATATGGGCATCCCGGCAGAGATTCATCCCGTCGATTTGGGCGAGGGGTATCCTTATCGCGAAGGCATTGCCGTATCGATGGGCAACCCGCATCTGGTGATTTTCGTGGACGATATGGAGCAGGTGGATTTGCCCCGTGTGGGACCGGTACTGGAGCGTCATCCGCTCTTCCCCGACCGTGTGAACGTGGAGTTCGCGCAGGTATTGGCTCCCGGCCGTGTCCGCATGCGTGTATGGGAACGCGGTTCGGGCATCACGATGGCATGCGGCACCGGAGCGTGCGCCACCGCCGTGGCATCGGCATACACCCACCGTTGCCCCGGAGAATCGGACATCATCATGGACGGGGGCACGCTCCGCATCCGCTGGGCAGGCGAAGGCACCCGCCTCTTCATGACCGGTCCCGCCGAGAAAGTATTCGACGGTGTGATAACCGTGTGA
- the asnB gene encoding asparagine synthase B → MCGIVSIFNIKEQTKPLRDKALAMAKKIRHRGPDWSGIYCGRTAILAHERLSIVDPQSGKQPLFSPDHKQILAVNGEIYNHLDIRKRYAGKYQFQTGSDCEVILALYRDKGIHFLEELNGIFAFALYDEEQDTFLIARDPIGVIPLYIGYDADGKVYCASELKALEGFCDRYEPFLPGHYYDSKEGKMTRWYTRDWMSYDAVKDNPASVEELREALEAAVRRQLMSDVPYGVLLSGGLDSSVISAVAKKYASRRVESNGKQEAWWPQLHSFAVGLKGAPDLAKAREVADHIGTVHHEINYTIQEGLDAVRDVIYFIETYDVTTVRASTPMYLLARVIKSMGIKMVLSGEGADEVFGGYLYFHKAPDARAFHEETLRKLSKLYLYDCLRANKSLAAWGVEGRVPFLDKEFLDVAMRLNPAAKMCPGKTIEKKIVREAFQDMLPEGVAWRQKEQFSDGVGYSWIDTLKAVTSQAVSDEQMAHAAERFPVNTPMNKEEYYYRSIFEEYFPSESAARSVPSVPSVACSTAEALAWDEAFKNMNEPSGRAVAGVHEEAYAKN, encoded by the coding sequence ATGTGTGGAATAGTCAGCATATTCAATATCAAGGAACAAACCAAACCGCTCCGCGACAAGGCACTTGCCATGGCAAAGAAAATACGTCACCGCGGACCCGACTGGAGCGGAATCTATTGCGGGCGGACCGCTATTCTTGCCCATGAACGTCTGTCCATTGTCGACCCCCAAAGCGGAAAGCAACCCCTTTTCTCGCCCGACCATAAACAAATACTTGCCGTAAACGGCGAAATCTATAACCACCTGGACATCCGCAAGCGGTATGCGGGCAAGTACCAGTTCCAGACGGGAAGTGATTGCGAGGTGATTCTCGCCCTCTACCGCGACAAGGGCATCCATTTCCTGGAAGAACTGAACGGCATTTTCGCCTTCGCCCTCTACGACGAGGAGCAGGACACCTTCCTTATTGCCCGTGACCCCATCGGCGTCATCCCCCTTTACATCGGCTATGATGCCGACGGCAAGGTGTATTGTGCCAGCGAGCTGAAGGCGCTCGAAGGTTTCTGCGACCGCTACGAACCTTTCCTGCCCGGACACTATTACGACAGCAAGGAGGGAAAGATGACGCGCTGGTACACCCGCGACTGGATGTCGTACGATGCCGTAAAGGATAATCCGGCATCCGTGGAAGAACTGCGTGAGGCACTCGAAGCCGCTGTACGCCGCCAGCTGATGAGCGACGTGCCCTATGGCGTGCTGCTTTCGGGAGGGCTGGACAGCTCGGTCATTTCCGCCGTTGCCAAGAAATACGCTTCCCGCCGCGTGGAAAGCAACGGGAAACAGGAGGCGTGGTGGCCTCAGCTGCACTCGTTCGCCGTGGGGCTGAAAGGTGCGCCCGACCTGGCGAAGGCACGCGAGGTGGCAGACCACATCGGCACCGTGCACCACGAAATCAACTACACCATTCAGGAGGGGCTGGATGCCGTGCGCGATGTGATTTATTTCATCGAGACCTACGACGTAACCACCGTGCGCGCCTCTACGCCGATGTATCTTCTGGCACGCGTCATCAAGAGCATGGGTATCAAGATGGTGCTGAGCGGCGAAGGAGCCGATGAAGTGTTCGGCGGATACCTTTACTTCCACAAGGCACCCGATGCGCGTGCGTTCCACGAAGAAACCCTCCGCAAGCTCTCCAAGCTCTACCTTTACGATTGCCTGCGTGCCAACAAGTCGCTCGCGGCATGGGGCGTGGAAGGGCGCGTGCCTTTCCTCGACAAGGAGTTCCTCGACGTGGCGATGCGGCTCAACCCTGCCGCCAAGATGTGCCCCGGAAAGACCATCGAAAAGAAAATCGTGCGCGAGGCATTTCAGGATATGCTCCCGGAAGGAGTGGCATGGCGCCAGAAAGAGCAGTTCAGCGACGGGGTGGGTTACAGCTGGATAGATACGCTGAAAGCCGTCACTTCGCAAGCCGTAAGCGACGAACAGATGGCACATGCCGCCGAGCGTTTCCCCGTCAACACCCCGATGAACAAGGAAGAGTATTATTACCGCAGCATCTTCGAGGAATATTTCCCCAGCGAGAGCGCCGCCCGAAGCGTGCCCAGCGTGCCCAGCGTGGCTTGCTCCACCGCCGAGGCGCTTGCCTGGGACGAGGCTTTCAAGAACATGAACGAGCCGAGCGGACGTGCCGTAGCAGGGGTGCACGAAGAGGCATACGCCAAAAACTGA
- a CDS encoding glutamate synthase subunit beta produces MGNPKAFLTIPRQEAGYRPIHERITDFSEVEQTLNTSDRKLQASRCMDCGVPFCHWACPLGNRPPEFQDAMYKGKWEEAFQILSRTNDFPEFTGRICPALCEKSCVLQLSIHAPVTIREDEAAIIEAAFREGYIKPKHYPRNGKKVAVIGSGPTGLAAANQLNKKGYEVTVFEKLEYIGGLLRFGIPNFKLGKNIIDRRIRLMEAEGVTFKPNTEINVQKLPEGFDAYCVCTGTPQARDLAIPGRDLKGIHFAMEMLAQQNRVLAGQTFTKEERIDARGKHVLVIGGGDTGSDCIGTSNRQGAASVTQIEIMPKPPVGDNPATPWPQWPVVLKTSSSHEEGCTRRWSLSSTKFIGKNGHVCGVEVEEVEWVPAEGGGRPVMKPTGKKEVIKADLVLLAMGFLKPEAPQLPPNAFLAGDAATGASLVVKCIAEGRKAAESIDRFLSSKN; encoded by the coding sequence ATGGGAAATCCTAAAGCATTCTTAACCATACCCCGTCAGGAAGCCGGCTACCGGCCGATACACGAACGGATTACTGACTTCAGTGAAGTAGAACAGACACTCAATACCAGCGACCGCAAATTACAAGCCTCGCGCTGTATGGATTGCGGCGTACCCTTCTGCCATTGGGCATGCCCGCTGGGCAACCGCCCGCCCGAATTTCAGGACGCAATGTATAAAGGCAAGTGGGAAGAAGCCTTCCAGATACTGAGCCGCACCAATGACTTTCCGGAGTTTACCGGACGCATCTGCCCCGCCTTGTGCGAGAAGAGCTGCGTGCTGCAACTGAGTATTCATGCGCCGGTCACCATCCGCGAAGATGAAGCCGCTATCATCGAAGCGGCGTTCCGCGAAGGCTACATCAAGCCGAAACACTATCCGCGCAACGGGAAGAAAGTAGCGGTTATCGGGTCGGGACCTACCGGGCTTGCCGCTGCCAACCAGCTGAACAAGAAAGGATATGAAGTAACCGTATTCGAGAAGTTGGAATACATCGGCGGATTGCTCCGCTTCGGCATCCCCAACTTCAAACTGGGAAAGAACATCATCGACCGGCGCATCAGGCTGATGGAAGCAGAAGGGGTGACGTTCAAGCCCAATACTGAAATCAACGTGCAGAAGCTGCCCGAAGGCTTCGACGCTTATTGCGTATGCACCGGCACCCCCCAGGCACGCGACCTCGCCATCCCCGGACGAGACCTGAAAGGCATCCACTTTGCAATGGAGATGCTGGCACAACAAAACCGGGTACTTGCCGGACAGACCTTCACGAAAGAAGAGCGCATCGATGCCCGAGGCAAACACGTGCTGGTGATAGGCGGAGGCGATACCGGAAGTGATTGCATCGGCACAAGCAACCGCCAAGGAGCAGCAAGCGTGACACAAATCGAGATTATGCCCAAGCCGCCCGTAGGAGATAATCCAGCCACGCCTTGGCCCCAATGGCCCGTAGTGCTGAAAACCAGCAGCAGTCACGAAGAAGGATGCACACGCCGCTGGAGTTTGTCGTCCACTAAATTTATCGGGAAGAACGGACACGTGTGTGGTGTGGAAGTGGAAGAAGTGGAATGGGTGCCTGCGGAAGGCGGAGGACGCCCTGTAATGAAACCCACCGGCAAGAAGGAAGTCATCAAGGCAGACTTGGTATTGCTCGCCATGGGATTCCTGAAGCCGGAAGCTCCCCAGCTTCCCCCGAATGCTTTCCTGGCAGGGGATGCCGCTACCGGCGCCAGCCTCGTAGTGAAATGCATCGCCGAAGGACGGAAAGCCGCCGAAAGCATCGACCGGTTTCTCTCATCTAAAAATTAA